The Camelus ferus isolate YT-003-E chromosome 13, BCGSAC_Cfer_1.0, whole genome shotgun sequence genome segment GGTTTTACCCTAGCCACCTTAAGCGTCCAGACTCTTATGATCCTAAACCACCACTTGACCCACCTCTTGGGAAAAATAGTTTTGGCCCCTCACTTTCTTCTCAGGCAGGCACATCTGCCTGTCCCAGGTCACCTCAGGAAGGCTCTTACCACTATTCCCATCTTCCCCCAGAGGCCCACATTCCTGCCCCTGGGAACCCTTATTGTTCCTTTCACCTACCCCCTGGGAGTACTGGCTCTCCTTCCTTACCCCAGTCCCAGGTTCCCAGGAAGCCTTGCTTTGAGTCTGTTTTCTCCTGGGAGACTGGTGGGAGCTCTTATGTCTGCATAACTCCAGGCACCTCGATTTCTGATCCCCTTGGTCCCCAGGAACCACCTCACTCCTTGTCCTCCCACTGTCCTTGTTCTGCCTTCTTCCCTTCACCTCCAGGCAACCAGTTTATATCTCCACCCCAGTCACACCCCTGCAGAAGCTATAAGGAACCCCCTCTCCCTACCCCAGTTTGCCCCCAAGCAAAGTCCCCTAAATCTTCAGAGTCAAAACAGCCATGTGCTCCCCACAGATGTCACTCCCTGGTCACCCAGCACACTCCTGACCAGCCCAGGTTTCCTAAGTCCAGcacctctcctccacctccctcccacccttctggTCTCTCTGGTCCTTCTTGTATGGTGACATCCATCACAACTTGCTCAAATTCCTGCCCCAAAGAACTTCCCCAAGAGACTACCCTACCTGTTGTGGCCCCTAGAACCTTAAAAACTGTCatccccacttcccttcccctccgCCTTCCTTGTGATCCTGTCTTGCCCAATAGTTATGCTCAGACCAGCCCCCGAGGACCCACCATAGGACCCCCCTGCAGTACCCATATATATTCTGTGGTTCCCCCCACTCCTGATCCCTGCTTACTCTCTGGTTCCCTCAGTCAGTCCACAGGTCCCCTTCAGAGTCGTAACCAGCCCCTGGGGCTCCCCTGCGGCACTTATAGCACTCCCAGGGGCCCACCCCAACCTCATCGCCAGCCTGTCGCGCCTCCTTGTTCTACCCACATCTATTCTTTTATCCCTTTGAGAACACCCTTTGACCCCCAAAATTTACCCATTGCCCCCCGAGCCCGGGGCCACCTTGATAATACGCCTTGTGGCCTCCACATCTACTCTGTGGCTTCTCGAGACTCCCGCAAGGAGTCCCAGCAGATCCCCTACAGCTGTCCTTTGTCTTCATCCAAGAGTTCCAGCTGTAGCACTAATGCCAGCTATAGTTCAACTGTTATGATTAGTGAATGCCAGAGTAGTGACAGCCAGAGCAAGAACACCCAGCAAAGCAGAAGTTGGAGCCAGAGTGAGAGTTCCCATGGCCCTTGCACAAGCTGGAGTCAAAGCAAGAATTTCCATCTTAGCAGAACTTGGAGCGGGAGCAGTAGTCTCCATCAAAACATGAATCAGGATCAGAGTGAGAGTCCTCAACTTAGTGAAAATCAGGGCCAGAGTGAAAATACCCAGCACAGCACAAGTCAGGGTCCAATCAAGAGTGCCCTCCGTAACAAAAGTCGGAGCCCAAGCAAGAGTCCCCGCCACAACAAAAAGCGGGACCACAGTAAGAGTCCCCACCATAGCAGAAGCCGGAGCAAGAGTCCACGCCATGGCAGAAGTCGGAGCCAGAGCAAGAGTCCCCACCATAGCAAACGTCGCAGTCAGAGCAAGAGTCCACGCCATAACAAGAAATGAAGGCAGAACAAGAGTTCTGTCCAAACCAAAAATCCAGGCCAGAGCAAAATTCATGACAGTAACTGGGCTGCCAGCCATAGCAAGCTTTCCAGCTGTGGCAGCCAGGACCAACTTGTTGACGCCTCAGCTGAggtctttctatttcttttaatctaCTTCTGTTCTCTTTAAGCCTGACTCATATCCTTATCTGCTACCCCCATAGCAGTCATCCTAGAAGTCCCCACTTTGGTTTACACCTCAAGGTTTCTGTGAGCTCTCCTCATCCCACCTTCCTGGGATCTGGGAACTTTCCCAAAATGACCCGCAGCCCTGTGATTCTGAGCATTGTGCTGTCAGTCACTACATGACCTTAGGTAAGTTACCCTCATCTCTCCATCAAGTGTAGATGGTTGATATTTTTTGTATCCTACTGAGCAATCTGTTGTGGTGCTCACCTAAGCTAGGTGACAAGAAAATGCCTTACAAAATGGAAGGACTGTTCAGAAAGAAAGAGTCTCCTGTTTCTAAGCTCCACAGTTTCTTCCAGCCTTCTGTAGACCCTCCGCAAGAGTCCTCTCCAAGGCCTCAGGGAGTGCACTCTTTATTGGTGACCCCCACATGCTATTGTGAGCGCTGTAGCTTACTTTCACACGCTGAGGTGGAAAGGCCAGTTTCCCACTACTTTTCTCTCACATACTTCTCTCTGGTTATGGGAACACAAGTCCGCATGGAGCTTTCAGTCTAGTGAGCGagataaaactgttaaaaactaTTTATGATTGTGGTAAGTGCTACGGAGGAAAAGTATAAGATGCTATGAAGTCTTATAGTTAGGCAGAGGCAGAATGCAAAAGCACGAGTGGGCACTAGCTGGATCCAGGGCTCTGAGGTACTGGTAGGGTCAGAAAGTATGGGGATAGATGCAAGACTGGAAGACCAATAggcctgttctttctcttttaggCCACCACAGAGCCCAAATTTCCTGCCACTCGACTGGCTCTGCAGAATTTTGACATGACATACAGTGTGCAGTTTGGGGATCTTTGGCCATCTATCCGGGTCAGTCTCCTCTCAGAGCAGAAGTATGGTGCACTGGTCAATAACTTTGCTGCCCGGGATCATGTGAGTGCTGAGCTGGAGCAGCTGAGTGCCAGGGACTTTGTGAAAGAAGCTATCTCCCATGGGGAACCAGAGCCCGAGAATGGCCAAACTGCAgctccatcccctgcctcctgggcctgCAGTCCAAACCTTCAGTGCTTCACTTTTGCCAGAGGAGATGTCAGCTGTTTCCCTCCTGCCAGGTAGGATCTGGAGCCATGGCTGGGGCTGTCCTCAGTCTGCTggaagaagacaggaagaaaccTAGCACCTGTCCCGTTTAATAAGGatgataatattattaatatttactgagtggtTATACATGCTGGGCATTATCTGTTTTTGTTCTATCAACAGCCCTCTGAGGTGggtaatatgtttttcttttacatttgaggaaactgaggtgtggaAAAGTTAAGATACTTACTTGCTTTAGGTTCCTTAGATAGTAAGTGGTGCAGCTAATAGTtagacccaggcagtctgaccccaAAATCTGCACTTTGAACCTGCTCTCCTCTACTGCCTAAGTAAGATAAAACCCGACCTCTTACTTGAGCACTAATTGCACCCTCTCCAGTTAAAATCTGTGTTATTTACAACTACTTTCTCATTTTACCCCATTACCACCCATCAGAGTGAATAAGACAGGTAACTTCATGGTGCTGAAGAAGGGAGACTTACTTAGGAAATGGGGCTTGTTTGGGACACAAGTTAGTGCCAGatcaagggaaaagaaaggagaccTTCCAGACTTCTTATCCAGTGCTTAGATGTATGAAGTTGAATGAAAACAGACTGATCAGATGCTAAATTGTGCTTTAGAAATTGACAGAAGGCGATCTCGGTGTTACTTGTAGGACATGGGAATTGATCTTTGAaggattgattcattcattcaacaaatacttactgtcTACCAGATGCCAGGCATTCTTAAGTACCTGCGTTACAGATACACAAGCCCTCATGGAGCTTTCGGTCTAGTGAGGGGGATAATTGTTAAACTATTCCTGATTGTGATAAGTGCTACAGAGGCGAAGTATAAGATGCTATGAAGTCTTACAGTTAAGAGAGCTAATGAAGTCCTTTCTGAGGAAGTAAAATTTAAGCTAAGACTTAAAACTTAGTAGGAATTAAAGCTGATGGCGtatgagtgggggtggggtgagaggctAAATGTGAGGCTACAGAAGGAGTCTGGAGCCAGATTATGAAGGTCTTACAGGCCATATGGAATTGTGGACTTTTTCTCTAAAAGAAGTAGGGAGCCATGAAAGATTTTAAGCTGGGGGATGACCTGACcagatttgaatttttatttatttatttttattgaagtatggttgatttacaatgttgtgttagatttaaattttaaaaataccgtTCTGGATAAACAATAAGAttgtactatatagcacagggaactatattcagtaccttttAATagctgataatgaaaaagaatatgaaaactgaatcactattagACCAGAagataacacaacattgtaaaccgactatatgtCAAATCaatcaagcaagcaagcaagcaagcaagcaacaacaaaataaaataaaataaaatactattctggctgctgtgtggaaaatAGATTGGAGAGGGGCAAGGCTAGAAATGGAGATGTAAATTAGGAGGCTTTTGCAATAGTTCTAGCTACTGGTTTCAGGGAAGTCTGTATGCTTAAGAAAAGTAAGAGATGAGACTTGAAGAGTACATGAGGGGCCATGTGTTGAAATCTTGAGTGCTGGGAGCTTGCAGGTTGGGAGAAAGGGATTCTCCTGGTGGCCCAGAGTTTATTATAAATGGCTGGAATTATCAGGGCTGGGTAGCTTTCAGACCATATGCCTTTTAGTACATATTGCTATAAATTGTCAATATCTATTCTAGAAAACCACTGAAGAGGGTTTCTGAGCAGTGGAAAGGCAATAATGCACAATGGTTATAAGCATGGGTTCTGGAGTCAAGAAAAACCTAgattagggggtggggagggtatagctcaagtagtagagtccatgcttagcatgcatgaggtcctgggttcaatccccagtaccacctctaaaataAATACGTATATAAACAAACCCCaccccctaaaataaaataaattaaaatatatatatatatatttaaaaaaaaaaagaaaacctagattTGGATCCTGTCTTCATCACTTGTTAGACATGTGGCATTGGATAACTGAGCTTTGGTTTTTTATTGgcaaaataatctggaaaaaaatggtAGTAATAGCTGATTGTAGCACACTATGTGCCAgctactgttctaagcacttgacTTCTGTTGattcctttaatcttcacaataatgcTATCTGGCAGGTACTCTtattacagatgaggtaactgtGATGCACAGAGAAGTTTGAGTAGTTTGCTGAAGTTCTCACAACTGTTGAGCAACTGGGCTAGGTTTGagatccaggcagtctggctctagaaTCAGGGTTCTCATGCCTCAAAGGGTTGTAGTGAGGATACAATGAAATGATGCCTACTGAACACCTAGTATAATACCTGCAATATAGTACTCATAAATAGTATCTCTTACTATTGATGTTATTCTCATCAAAGTTACGCTTCAGGAAGATCATTTTAGTCACTGTGGGGAGGGCATAGATTGGGGCAGGATTGGAGACCAATTTGGAGGCACTGGCTTTAGGCAGATCCATGGAGTAAGAACTATATGGTTTCCTAAGTTGCCTGAGGACACCCTGAGAGTAGTGGGGGACGCTGTCCTCTGTGCTGggatttatttccttcttgtcTTGATGGGCTCCCTATAAATCAGGGGATCTTAACTTCTCAGGAGTTCAAGGATGTATTCAGGGAGTCCAGGAaccttctgaaattaaaaaattgttgtggttgtttttttgtttgtttgtttttaaagagggACTGTAGCTTTCAGCAGATTCTCAAAACTATctctgaacaaaaaaaaaaaggttaaggaGTGGTGCTTCCAAAAGAAAGGCACTTGATGAGAATCGGTATTGTGAGCCAGTACTGGTCGATAGCAATTCTGtgcttttctcagatttctcctcATTCTCCTGGAACGCAGTTTCACAGACAACTCAAGTGtgatttgactttaaaaatgtcCTATCACAGCCTGAGCCCATTTGTGAATATCAGAGGTGTCACAACCTCACGTCTGGGGATTATGGCTCTTGTAACTGACCCTCAGTGGTGCTGTGTCTTAAATCTTGTCACATCTTTCTCCCAGAGCCTTCCTGTCAAAGCAGCAAGGACCAGGTTTCTGTCTCCTTGAATCTGTCCTCAAGGGCTGTCCATGCTGAGCTGTGTCTCAGGTGGAATGGCTGTACCACAGTTGCCTTTATGACCTTTGGGCTGGGAGTGAGGAGTCCTTCTGTGACCATTAGGTTGCTGTGTGTTGTCCCTCCCTCTCTACATATAAGGTTGCTGCCTCTTTTCATGCCTCATTAGCTCTCACGTGGACTCTAGTGACAGCCTTCTCACTGGTgtctttatttctgatttgttttttctaGCCCACCTAGCTTTCTGAAACTCTGTTTTGCTGGTcatgtcattttctttaaaaactttttggtAACTGCCTACAGGTTCAGACTCCTTAGCATAGGGCTTAAGACCTTTTGTAATGTTGGCCTCTGTCTGCTTTCCAACCTCAATCTCATGTACCTTGTATTACTAACACACCAGATTTCTCACTGTTTCTGAAAGAAGCTATGAGTGTGCAtgcttctgtgcctttgcttgttattttttcttctgcttagaatgtcctccctccccttttttaaACCAGTTGAAGCCCCATTCCTTCATCAGACCTTACTTGGGTAACTCTAACACTGACCGGCACAATTGATGGCACTCTTCTCTTAGCTCCAAAGCATTTTATATCTCAATATGTAATCCAATAAAACTGAGTTCCTGCCATATGCCATTCACGGTTTCAGGTGTTGGGGATGTTACAGTGAACAAAGCAAGACAAAGTCCCTACCCTCATTCTaataaggcaagagagagaagggggaaaacacacacacacatacacatctatACATGtaaagtgaataataaaaatactttaaagaaaaataatgcacgACAGAGAGATAGAAGATGATGGGAGTAGGGGGTTGCTATTTTTAGAGTAGTCAGGGAATGCCAGGGTGTCTTTGATGAGGTAACTTTTGAGGAGAGACCTGAAAGAAGTGATGAAGCAAATGAGGGATATTTGGTGGAAGAGTGTTGCAGGCAGAAAGTACAGCAACTACAAAGGCCTGAGACAGAAACATGCATGGCTTAATTAAGGAATAGCAAGATGGCTAGTGTGGCTGGAAGTAGGGTGAGTtgatctgtgttttaaaaggCTGCTCTGGCTGCTATGAAGATGAATGAGTGAGTACGTACTTAACTGAGTGTGGGCCTGAGCAATGAGATTTTGCTGAGTAGAGCTCAAAGGACCCTACGTCATGGACTTGGTGACCTTGACTTCCAGTGGGTCTCCTGACTTGGAATTTGACTATAAGGTGTTCTCCTCTCTTCTAGACTGGGCAGCCTGGGTGTCATGGACTACTACCTGATGGATGCTGCCTCCTTGCTGCCTGTGCTGGCCCTTGGCCTGCAGCCCGGTGACACCGTGCTTGACCTGTGTGCAGCCCCTGGGGGAAAGACACTAGCGTTACTTCAGACTAGCTGTTGCCGTAAGTCAGAGGGCTGGTGTCTCAGGCAGGGGAGGCTCCCTACCTCATCTTGTCAGGGGCACACTGAATATGATGAGCTCCCTGGTCCAGGTGAGAGGTGGGATAATGCTTGCTTGCTAAACTGGTGTATTTTTTCTCTTGGaattatttcctctctttttctgtcagTTGGCCAAGGAAGATTGCTGAGCAGAGCAAGGTCTCTGAGGCAGATTTAAAGCAGGGCCCTGATTAATCTACCAcatgacactttcacctctttgCATCTGTTTACTTTGTCTCTTAAGATTAAGTTCCATTTCCTTAGCCTGCCAGCTAAAGCAGTAAGTTCTGGCTGCAGCTGCCCTTTATAACTTTGATGTCATTCTTCCCCAGGCTTTATGTGCTTCAGCCACATCCTGCTACTCTCTATTGCCTAAATAAGCTTCTACCTTTGCTCATGTTAGGAATTCTCTTTAGAATACCCCAATCCTATCTCAGCTGGTGTGTCTACAACCTTTTAGCTTTCAAGCCTCAGCTCAAGTGTGCCACCTCCTGGAAGTCTCCCTTCATGACCTCTACTGGCTAGTTGAAAAGTGATGCCTCTGTCTCCTGTGCTTCTGCACCATGGGCATCAATCACCCTTGCAACTGTTAGCACATTTGCCTTGCATCAGAGCTTTTATTGCATATGcatcttcttccttctcaagattaTGAATTCCTTGAGGACAGGCCCGATTCTTACTCATTTCAGTAGTGTAGCCCAGCCCAGGTCTTGTATATTTTAAGTGTTCAGCCATCCATTGGCTGACATCATGCCCTAATATAGGCAGTATTTTTTCCGTGGGGACCTGAGAAATATCCACAAGGGGGCTGTGATTTTTCATCAACCAACTTGCATAGTTTGAGTTAGCTTCCAGCCTCAAGGTAGATCCTATGGTTGATTCAGAGAggtgctacattttttttttttttaatatacttgagTTGCcaatttcttctcctcctcctcctcctctttttttgttgggggaagaggtagttaggtttatttgtttatttttaaaggaggtactggggattgaacccaggatttatgcatgctagacatgcactctaccacttgagctataccctccccccaagaggAGCCACATTTGATCTCTGCCTTCTGGAagtccagaaggaaaggagaagaaatgttACATGGCTTAATGGGTCCAGTGCAAAGGAGCCCAGCCTGTGTGCTAGGTTGTGCTGATCTACCTTAAGTGCCAAGGGAATCCATCTGAAGAAGGATGAATAAGGTAGGGTTACTTGGACGAGGATGAACTTGAACTCAGAAGAAGGGGAAGAGCCAAGGAGAAGTAATTGAGAACTGCTTTTCTAAGATATGCTGAATTACCAGCACTTCACTCTCATCCCAGCTCCTCACTAAAGTGACTCTGATTCCAGGGAGACTGGAGTTTCAATGCAAGAAGGGAAATTACCTAGTTCAATCCTCATATTTTATGGAGGGGGAAATTGAGCCCtgaagagattaaataacttgaatCTTTTACATGAATTGGAGATAGAGCCAGAATTGGAACCcagcttttctcttttcagttgataTCCTGCTGCAAATTCCTCTTGAGTAGTGAATCGAATTTTTACTTCTCTGAGTGCCCTCAAAGTTTGGGACCATATTTCTTTGTTGGAAGACTAAGGAGGTTTACATTAGTGACCACTCCCATTAGATAAGGTCTGCACTCTCTGGTTCTTCACCACAGTCCCCACCTCTCCCTTTTACTCCTTGACTCTGAGGCCAGGTATTAATTGCCATTTGTCATCAAGCTtgcaataatattttttctttgagtgAAGAGCAAAATGAGATATTTCTTGAACTCCTgtctatcacaaaaggaaaaatgaaagagatgtgAATCATTTAGGATTAGCTTTGGTCATATACAATAGAAAACTCAACTAACTGGcttaaagaagaaacatttatgtCTCTCTTACATAAGAAAGCTGGGATATAGGCCGTCTGGGGCTGGTATGGAGGCTCCAAAACCATCAGGGACTTgggatctttctttctttttgcaacCTATTTTATTGCTGGCTTCCATCCTCAGGATTGCTTCATGGCCTAAGAACAGACTGGACAAAAGGGGCACGTCTCCTGACtgtattttaaacatcttttcagaaGCCCTACACAATAATTCTGCCTACAATTCATTGACCAAAACTTAGTCATGTAGTCTTACTTAGTTGtaaaaggaggctgggaaatgtagtctttggAGGAACAttattctcccctcccccaaataaaattggAGTTTTATTACTAAGGAATAAGAGGGGAATAAATTTTGGGTGAAGTGTATAGTATCTACTAAAGATTAAGAGAGACACGTGTTTCAAGAAAAGTGGGAGAGAGCATATtcctttacaaataaattttctaaCCTGGTCTGCTTTACGTATTTACATAACCTTCCTGGCATGTGTAGGTGTTTGCCTTTGCAGCCCCAACTCTAGAGTGTCTAGTACTGTTAggatataataaatgtttctcctccaccTGCCATGCCCTGGGGTCTGCATTGACTGGGTATGCCTGAGAATTGGTCTGACTCTCCATCAGCACCATTGCTGGTGGGATGTTTTCTTGGGCCATGGCCTCTGAAATGTTCATACTAACCCAaaccatctatagattcagtgcagtccctatcaagattccaatggcattttttttttacataagtaGAAAAAACAAATCCTAAATTTTATACTCCCACAGGCCATCTCGCTGCCAATGATCTCTCCACTTCACGAACAGGCAGACTACAGAAGGTCCTTCACAGCTATGTGCCTCAAGATATCAGGGATAAGAATCGAGTTCGAGTCACATCATGGGAtggcaggaagtggggagaaCTGGAGGGGGATACCTATGACCGGGTGAGTGATTCCTGACCTGGGACATCCAGCTAGCCAAATCTGGAGTCCCCATCCTGGCTCTAAGCCTTGACGGGGTAGGATCTAGCCCTATATATTTGAGGATGTAGGACTGTTTCTGGACCTGGCCAGCTCTCCATGGGTGATTTGGAAAACAGCCATCTGCAGAATTGTCAGTTCAGCTTCGGTGACTGGCTACTATCCTCACTAGAGACAGTTGGCAGCAAAAAGAGTTTGAACCTGACTGGGTGGGAAAAAAGTCATTaggcttattttatttctcaactcACTTGGTTGCTCAGAAATACTCATTAAAATAAGTATGAATAAGctcattttatttagttttaagtaATAATACAGTACCTGGTGCAAAATTCAACAGGCACAAAAGGGCATCCAGTGAGAAGTATGCTTCCCTCTTACTCCTGTCTCACAGCCATCTACTTCATCTTCCTACAGatggctatattttaaaaaataatttttattttctattttttccattgtctttaattaaacttttaaagtgtatttatttttttggaggggggtaaactaggtttatttacttattttactgaaggactgaagattgaacccaagacttgtgcatgctaagcacgcattctaccgctgagctgtatcCTTTCCCGCCACATGactgttatttatattttcttctatatccTCTTAAAATATATTCTCGGTgtagatacaaatataaataaatgtatatttaaaaactagGAATGGTAGTATATTATACTTACTATTTCTGaactttgtatattttcatttaataatatgcCCTGAAGttcaatcttttttgtttttgaaatataactgCTAgataacagtttttattttattattttttattttatttattttattttattttttttggatgaCAGTCTATATGCACTTAAGATTTTGACAGAGGTTACTAAATCACTCTTTGTGGGGTTAAGTCAGTTTCACTTCTACTGGTAATGAAAACAGTACTGTTTCCTCATATCCTGCCATCATTGGTGTTGTCagactttttggtttttgtcaaaCTGATAGcatctaatttatattttcttgttagAACAATGTTGAaagtcatttcatatttttaagttatttgtattttcttttagttggcacattctaaaaacatttatttaaaacatacttctaggggagggtatagttcagtggtaagtgtgtgcttagcatgcatgaggtcctggattcaatccccagtacatccattaaaaaaaaaaaaactaacatacttctaaaaatataaaaaaatatagttTTGTCTCTGTGTTGTCATCTGACACATTAATCTGTCCAATTCCTAACATTGTGCCTCAGCCACTCTTAGAAATTGAAAGAGAGACCAAGGCTTGTGGAGTCTTGGATAGGCTTAAGTGACCTGCTTCCTACCTGTGTAGGAATCCCCTATTGAGCTTTTTCAGCATGGAGGCAGCAGAACAGAGTGGAGAGAGCATGACCTCTGCTGTCAGCCTAACTTGTTTCTGCATCACAGGGCTGCCACTTACTGACTTTGGGAAAGCTGCTTATCTCGCTGAActtcagcattttcatttttaaaataggaaatactGCTTTGTAAGATCATGATGATTCAGTGAGCATATGCAGGGCAGGTAGTAGCCATCATCATTATTCAGCCTGTGCTTGTACACTTTTCATTGACGGGAGCTCACTGAGGTTTAGTGGTTGAACCCCTCTGCTGTTAGAAAGTTCTTCCTCTATTGAATTAAAGTCTGTAGATTGTTTGATATATGGTTGAGTCAGACTACTTAGATTGgagtcctggctccatcacttatcAGCCAAAGAAGTTTGGGCAAGTTAACCTTTCAGTTTAagcttcagcttcttcatctgtaaaatgaggataatagtagTGCCCATCCCATaggtgaagattaaataagaataCATTTAATACAGTTCCTGACATATAGAATGCATTTAATGTTGTCGTCATCACAAtccttactatttttattatttccaatgaTCTAGCAATGCCTTCTGGAACAATAGAATGAGCTGCCTCCCGTTTCACAGGAAAGCGTttcaaatgtttgaaaacagtaGCTTTCATGTCCTGAAGATGTCTTTGTTTATTGGCTGAACAAGTAGTTGTATACCATATAATATGGGTTAGGCAAGCATTAAGTACTTCACATGCAAAGAAGACTACTATCTCAGGGTTTCACACCCTCTTGGTAACTCCATCCTTCCCGCTAGTGTACCTGGCCATCAGCTGGAGTGAGGACAGGACATCAGAACGCTGTGTTTTCATGGCAAGACACCTACTCCCCTCCCAACTCACAGCTTCCTTTTTATATGTGTTGCAGTTATACCTTTGCCCATCCCTTTATATTTAGCCTTGTTGAATCACTTCCTTCCAGGCATGTCTCTTATATACTGCATAGAGTTGGGTTTTGCTTTGTGAACCAATctgtaaattttattcttttaaaacagttgATGCCACTGATACATTTGGTCTCAGCTCTGTcaaattatttattgtatttattttatttactgtttctttcactaatctctttttttgttgttatttaggaaggtttatattttaattctacatTAGATAGTTTCAATATCAAAACTGGGGGATTTAATTCTACTGGTTGTTTCTGCTAACTCTTGCTCAAGAagacttgtttccttttctgttttgtggttattttttatcacctttcataattttctaataatttttctattgGAGTATAACACAGAAGTGATCATTAAGGTACTGCTTAAAAAGTGCTCTTACAGCGAAATACACTTATTACTACCCTTTCAGAAAATACGTTATTACAAGCATTCCAGAAACTCTTTAATGCCCCTTTCTATCCTCCTAGAAGTAATC includes the following:
- the LOC116667982 gene encoding sperm head and tail associated protein-like; its protein translation is MGSPHLSRDPFFGLTCSPGISSTIDQPPSLPRPILSPPPPPPSPLPQPPLRPGRCSFEPCSPHVGRPCCPEPIPSGLSPASPCVDRFQLVGSPPCARVRGPYCSWISPPRTPRPCPRGPFIDQHTLCYCGGYPSALVTSPVTSPPLTYVPLEAGPMILPTITPGAQGTCPMISPPLTHRPLGTGFIISPPLGHQPMETRPIISPPLSHRVLETGPMTSTLLSSWSSGRSYNDPPLSPASSPPTGRFYPSHLKRPDSYDPKPPLDPPLGKNSFGPSLSSQAGTSACPRSPQEGSYHYSHLPPEAHIPAPGNPYCSFHLPPGSTGSPSLPQSQVPRKPCFESVFSWETGGSSYVCITPGTSISDPLGPQEPPHSLSSHCPCSAFFPSPPGNQFISPPQSHPCRSYKEPPLPTPVCPQAKSPKSSESKQPCAPHRCHSLVTQHTPDQPRFPKSSTSPPPPSHPSGLSGPSCMVTSITTCSNSCPKELPQETTLPVVAPRTLKTVIPTSLPLRLPCDPVLPNSYAQTSPRGPTIGPPCSTHIYSVVPPTPDPCLLSGSLSQSTGPLQSRNQPLGLPCGTYSTPRGPPQPHRQPVAPPCSTHIYSFIPLRTPFDPQNLPIAPRARGHLDNTPCGLHIYSVASRDSRKESQQIPYSCPLSSSKSSSCSTNASYSSTVMISECQSSDSQSKNTQQSRSWSQSESSHGPCTSWSQSKNFHLSRTWSGSSSLHQNMNQDQSESPQLSENQGQSENTQHSTSQGPIKSALRNKSRSPSKSPRHNKKRDHSKSPHHSRSRSKSPRHGRSRSQSKSPHHSKRRSQSKSPRHNKK
- the NSUN4 gene encoding 5-methylcytosine rRNA methyltransferase NSUN4, which translates into the protein MAALVVRGVRDMLKRADFATVPRRHRHKKKWATTEPKFPATRLALQNFDMTYSVQFGDLWPSIRVSLLSEQKYGALVNNFAARDHVSAELEQLSARDFVKEAISHGEPEPENGQTAAPSPASWACSPNLQCFTFARGDVSCFPPARLGSLGVMDYYLMDAASLLPVLALGLQPGDTVLDLCAAPGGKTLALLQTSCCRHLAANDLSTSRTGRLQKVLHSYVPQDIRDKNRVRVTSWDGRKWGELEGDTYDRVLVDVPCTTDRHSLHEEENNIFQRSRKKERQMLPMLQVQLLAAGLLATKPGGHVVYSTCSLSHLQNEYVVQGAIELLASQYSMEVQVEGLTHFRKLFMDTFSFFPSCQVGELVIPNLMANFGPMYFCKMCRMT